The Phragmitibacter flavus genome includes the window CGGGCTGACGGTCGGCGAAGGTGATGCCGGCGCCGGTGGCGTAGGTGAGGAGTTTGCTGGCGAGGGCGCGGGTGATTTGTTCTTGTTGGGTAAGGAGGAGTTTTTTGAAGTCGTGGATGCTGGTGAAGGTGCGGCCGTCGGGAAGGATGCCGCTGGAGTCGACGGCGGGACCGAGTTTGTATTGCCAGATGCTGCGGCCTTCGAATTTGCCGGGGGGCTGATCGCCTTTTTCCTGGGAGCGATAGCGGTCGCGATAACCGCCAATGACGTCGAAGTTTTCGAGGGCGAATCCGGGCGGATCGATCTTGCTGTGGCAGCCCATGCAACTGGCGACGTTGCGGTGTTTGTCGAGGAGTTCACGGATGGTGGTGGCGCCACGGGTGTCGGGTTCGATGGAGCCGACGTTGGCGGGTGGGGGTTGAGGGGGCTGGCCGAGGAGTCGTTTCATGACCCAGGTGCCGCGCATGACGGGGGAGGTGGTGGTGCCGTTGGCGGTGACTTTGAGGACGGCGGCCTGGGTGATGACGCCGCCGCGCGGGCTGTCGGGCGGGAGGGAGACTTTGCGGAATTGTTCGCCGCGCACGTTGGGGAGGTTGTAGTGCTCGGCGAGGCGCGAGTTCACCATGACGAAGTCGGAGTGGATGATGTTGGTGATGGGGAGGTTTTTGGTGAGGAGTTCGCGGAAGAATTCCTGGCTTTCGGTGACCATGGCGCGTTTGAGCATTTCCTCGAATTCGGGGTAGAGCCGGGCATCGGGACTGGTGGCGTCGATGCTGCGGAGGTCGAGCCACTGGCCGGTGAAGTTTTCGACGAAGGCGGCTGATTTGGGGTGGTTGAGGAGGCGTTCGGTTTGGGCTTTGAGGGTGGCGGGGTCGCGGAGTTTTTTGGCGGTGGCGAGTTGCAGGAGTTCGTCGTCGGGCAGGGAACTCCAGAAGAAATAGGAGAGTCGCGAGGCGAGGGCGTGGTCGTCGAGCGGGCCGGGTCGTTCCTCGAACATCAGAAAGGACGGGGAGGTGAGGATGGCGCGGAAGCCGATGCGCATGGCTTGTTCGAACTTGTCGCCCTGGGTGAGGGCGGTTTGAACGAGGTCGGCGTAGGGGGCGATTTCGCCGGGGTCGAGCGGACGGCGGAAGGCTTTGGTGGCGAAGCGTTCAAGGACGGGGACGACGCTGGCGGCGGGATCGGTGGGGGCAATTTCGAAGGCGCGGGCACCGGGATCTTTGGTGCGGTGTTTTTTGGGATCGAGCGGGGTGATGGGGACGTTGGGGAAGAGGTCTGTCAGGCTTTTTGGTGGCCAGGTTTCGTCGTCGAACAGGGGGCCTTCGACATCGATCCATTGCACGGCGAGACCGGTGCCTTTGAAGTCGGTGGTGGTTTCGTAGTCGGAAAGTCTTTTGCCGTCCTGGTCGCGACCGACGCCGGTGGGGAGGAAGAGCAGGTGTTCGCCTTTTTGGATGCGTCCGGTGAATTCGATTTCGCGGGGCTGGTCGGGGGGCATGTCGAAGAAGCCGAGGAGACGTTTCTCGCGGAAGTTGTTGGTGTAGAGTCGCAGGGTGACGTCGGTGCCGGCGCTTTGGTAGGCGTAGGCGGAGATGCGGATGCGGTAGTTGCCGGTGCGCTGGACGCGGAATTGTTGGAGGCCGAGCTGGTAGTCGGCGGCGGTGAACAGAACGAGGGCGTCGGGGAGGTCGCGGAAGACGACGCGTTTGCGGCTGTATTTGTCCTTGGGATTGGGGGATGGGTTGTCGGGAAGGGCGAGGTTTTCTTTGACGCCTTTTTCGTCCTTGTAGGTGTAGCGGTTTTTTTTGGGTTCGGGTTTGGCGGTGAGGTTGATGGCTTCGTCGAGCGCGGCGTCGGCGACTTCGAGGTATTTTTCCATGTGCAGCGTGGAGAGGCGGAGGCCTTCGGCGACGTTGTCGAAGCCGTGCATGGGTGGGTCTTCGGGGAGCATGTCCTTCAAGGGGATGGAGATGCCGAGGAGATCTTGCAGGGTGCGTTCGTGTTCGGTGCGGTTGAGGCGGCGGAGGATGGTGCGGCCGGTGGCGGACTGGATTTTGGCGGAGTGCTGGGTGAGGGCATTGCTGACGCGGCTGGTGAAGTCTTTGAGGGCGGTAGGCTCGGGTCGGTCTTGTTTGGCGGGAGGCATTTCGCCGTCGCGGACGCGGTCGTGGATGAGGATCCACTTGTCATAGTTGGCGCGGTTGGCAGGGTCCCAGGAGAGGGCGGTGAGGTCGAGTCCGCCTTTCTGCACGTCGGCGTCGTGGCATTCGAAGCAGTTTGACTGGAGGAAGGGCTGGAGAGGTTTGGTGGCGGCGTCGGGATTTCCTGAAGCGAGGATGGAGGAAGATGCCAGGAGGGTGGCGCCTAGAAGCAGCAGGAGGTGGACGCGTGCGAGGTTCACGAAGGGAGGGATATCGACAGGGAGGAAGTGGGCGTTCTATTAAAACGGATGAGGATGGGGAATCCTTGGGGTCGGTGAGAGGTTTTCTGAATTTGGAGAGGGCCTGGGGTTAACGGCGGGAGTTGTTCACGGCGGTTGGTAGCGAGGAGGCGTTTGAGCTAGAAAGGGAGACAGACAGGATGTCTGTCACACGCACAGACTGGAAGTCTGTGTTACGACGGGCAGGCAGAATGCCTGCCTCACCCACAGGCTGCAAGCCTGTGTCACGGACCGATTAAATGCCAAAGCCGTCGCGGTAGACTTTGTGGATGATGGCGTCGGCGTTGGGTTCGTTGAGGGCTTTGAGGTTGATGCTGTCCCATTCGATGCGTTTGTTGAAGCGGGTGGCGAGGAGGCCGACCAACAGGGCTTCGGTGAAGGGGGCGGAATAGTGGAAGCCGGAGTGGGCGTTTTCGGGTTTGTTGGCTTTGATGGCTTCGAGCCATTCCTGACGATGACCGACGGTGCAGCGGGCGATGGTTTTGGGGGGCATGTTGGCGACGAGTTCGCTCATTTTTTCTTCGGGCACAAGACGTGGGGTGCCGGCCCAGCCGGGGGCGAGGAGGACGCCTTTGTCACCGACAAAATAGATGCCGTTGTCGCCGAGTTCGCGACCGGCTTCGAACCCGGGAGGGTTGGCGGGTTTTTTGCCGCCGTCATACCAGACCATCCTGACGGGTGGTTGCTCGCCGCGGGCGGGGAAGTGATACGTGATGATGCTCCAGGCAGGGTAGGACTGGTTGTTGTTTTCAGCGTGTTCGGATTCGACCCAGTCGGGCTGGCCGAGGTCGAGGGCGTAGAAGGCGGGGTCGGCGTTGTGCACGGCCATGTCGCCGAGGGCGCCGCAACCGTAGTCCCACCAGCCGCGCCAGCGACGGGGGCAGATTTCGGGATGATAGGCGCGTTCTTTGACGGGGCCCTGCCAGAGGTTCCAGTCGAGGGTTTCGGGAGTGGGCGGGGTGTCGGTGGGGAAGGCTTTGCCCTGGCTGTCCCAGAATTTGCCGGGTCGGTCGGACCACACGTGGACTTCGGTGACTTTGCCGATGGCACCGGCCTGGATCCATTCGCGGGTGAGGCGCAGTCCTTCGCCGGCGTGGCCCTGGTTGCCCATCTGGGTGACGAGGCCGGTTTCTTTGGCGACTTCGGCCATTTTGCGCGCTTCGCCGATGGAGTGGGCGAGCGGTTTTTCGACGTAGACGTGTCGTCCGGCGCGCATGGCGAGGAGGCTGGCGGGGGCGTGGAGGTGGTCGGGGGTGCAGATGACGACGGCGTCGATGTCCTTGTGGGATTCGATGAGCTTGCGGTAGTCGGAGTGGAGTTTGGCGTTGGGGTATTTGGCGATGGTGTTGGCGGCGTGTTTGGTGTCGACGTCGCAGAGGGTGACGATGTTGGCGAGGCCGGATTTTTCGAGGTCGGCGATGACGCCTGCGCCTTGTCCGCCGACGCCGATGCAGCCGAGGTTGACCTTTTCACTGGGCGGGGTGAAGCCGGGTCCGCCGATGACATGACGGGGGACGAATTGGAAACCGAAGGCGGCGGCAGCGGTGCTGGTGACGAAGCGGCGGCGGGAGAGAGGGCTGTGGGCGGGAGGAGGCGTGGGCATGGACATGGGGAGGAAACGTGGGGCGGGGGGAGGGTCTTGCGGAAGTCGGAAGTTGGAAGTTGGAAGTTGGAAGTTGGAAGTCGGAAGTCGGAAGTTGGAAGTTGGAAGTCGGAAGTTGGAAGTTGGAAGTCGGAAGTTGGAAGTTGGAAGTCGGAAGTTGGAAGTTGGAAGTTGGAAGTCGGAAGTCGGAATGCGGAATGCGGAATGAAGAACGCTGAGTGCGCGAAGCGGTTGAAGTTTTTGGGAGTGTTGTATACTTGGGGAATGGATGCTGTGATTGCTTTGCCGGGGTGGGATGCACAGTTGGCGCTGCGGGAGCGGCTGATGACGCGTTCGCATGCGATGACGCAGACTTGGAGTGAGTTGCTCTTTCTACACTGGAAGTATGATCCCGAAGTGGTGCAGGCGACGTTGCCGAAGGGACTGAAGGTGGACACGTTTGATGGGGCGGCGTGGATGGGGATTGTGCCGTTTTACATGAACAAGGTGCGGCCGCGGTTTTTGCCGAGTGTGCCGTGGGTCAGTTTTTTTCTGGAGCTGAATGTGCGAACGTATGTTCGGGATGAGCAGGGAAGGCCGGGGGTGTGGTTTTATTCGCTGGATTGCAATCAACCATTGGCGGTGTGGACGGCGCGGACGTTTTTTCATCTGCCGTATGAGCATGCGCGGATGGGGGCGCTGAAGGGCGAGGATGGGACGGTGAGGTATGATTGCCGGAGGAGTGGGGCGGAGAGTGCGTCGAGGTATGAGTATCGGATTGATGCGTTGAGTTCGACGGCGGAACCGGGGACGCTGGAGTTCTTTTTGGTGGAGCGGTATTTGCTGTTTGCGAATTCACCGCGTGGGATCCGGAGCGGGCGGGTGCATCATGATCCGTATCCAGTGGCGAATGCGGGATTGGATGTTTGGGATGCGATGCCGTTGGTGCAGGCGGGGTTCAGTGATCCGGGAAGAGAACCGGATCATGTGTGTGGATCGCGGGGGGTGGATGTGCGGATTTATGGGCTGGAATAGAAAGGGAACTCGCTGAATGATTGAGAACATGTCCTCTGACGATCAAGACAGTAAGAGCGGTGTATTGTCTAACATCTTGGCACGTCCAGCCATGTATTGGGGCAATAGTGATAACCATTTTCAGAGCTTCGTAGCATTTGTCTCTGGCTATCAGATGGCGCGGGGCAAAGCGTTTCCTTTGGATAAGGGTTACCTAAGGGAGCTTGATGAGATGATCCCTGCAGATTTTCATGTGTTCGTGACGAACTATTATGGGCACGAATTTCCTTATGGGGGATTTGGGTGGACGAACTTCATCGAAGAAAACTCCTCATCGGGGACTGAAGCTTTGCAGCTGTTTTTCGAGTTGCGCGGGCTATGTCTTGAAGAACGAACAAAGAGCGAACCGACGAATGGAGGAGGTGAAATTTCCCCCGGTGAATGATCTTCAATGTTAATCGGCGAGGCCTTGGGCGTGGGCGATGATTTCGTCGTCTTCTTCCCAGAAGTTGATGAACATGGGGCGGCAACAGATTTCGCAGTCGTAGTCGTAGGTGCAGGGGACTTCGGTGATATGTGGGGCCTGGACTTCGAATTCTTCGAAGCAGGTGGGGCAGGTGACGGGGATCATATCATTCGGAGATTGGCGTCACGAATTTGCCGGGGTTGAGGAGATTGTTTGGGTCGAGGGCGGATTTGAGGCGTTGGTGGACGTCCATGGCTCCGGGGCTGATAGCTTCGGGGAACCAGCGTTTTTTGGCGAGTCCAACACCGTGTTCGCCAGTGATGGCTCCGCCGAGAGAGAGGACGTGGTGGAAGAGGCGATCCAGAGCGATTTCGGCGCGGTCGCGTTGATCGGGATCGTTCATGTCGGGGACCATGATGTTGACGTGGATGTTGCCGTCGCCAGCGTGGCCGAAGCAGGCGACGGGGAAGCCGCTTTCGGCCTGAAGATTTTCGGCGAAGGTGACGAGTTCGACGAGTTTGCCGCGAGGGACGACGACGTCTTCGTTGAGTTTGATGAGGCCGGTGGCGCGCAGGGAGTAGGAGAATTCGCGGCGCAGTTTCCAAAACGCTTCGCAGGCGAGATCGCCAATGGCGGCGGAGATGGTGAGGGCGTTGAGGGATTGGAGGAGGGTTTGCAGGGCGGCGATTTCGAGGGGGACGGCGTCGGGTTGTCCGTCGATTTCGATGAGGAGGTGGGCGTTGCCGGTGGGGACGGTGTCGCCGATGTAGTTGCGGGCGGCTTGCAGGGTGAAGCGGTCGGTGATTTCGAGGGCGGAGGGGAGGTGTCCGCTGCCGAGGATTTGCTGCACGGCGTGGGCGGCTTCGGCAAAGGTGTCGAAGCTGGCGGAGAGCATGGCGCGCAGCGGTGGGTGGGGGATGAGACGCAGGGTGGCTTCGGTGATGATGCCGAGAAGGCCTTCGCTGCCGACAAAGAGGCCGATGAGGTCGAAGCCGGTTTTGTTTTTGTGGCAGCGTCCGCCGGCGCGGAGAATGGTGCCGTCCATGAGCACGGCTTCGAGGCCGAGGACGTAGTGGCGGGTGACGCCGTATTTCAGGCAGCGGGGGCCGCCGGCGTTGGTGGCGAGGTTGCCGCCGAGGGAACATTCTTTGAGGGAGGCGGGGTCGGGCGGGTAAAACCAGCCGAGTTGGGCGGCGGCGTTTTGGAGGTCGCCAGTGATGACGCCGGGTTGCACGATGGCAAGTCCGTCGGCGGGGTTGAGTTCGAGGATTTGATTCATGCGCGCGAGGGAGAGCGCGATGCCGCCGTTGAGGGGGACGCAGCCGCCGACGTAACCGACACCGGAGCCACGTGGAGTGACGGGGATGTTGTTTTCGGTGGCGAAACGCAGGGTGGCGCTGACGTCGGCGGTGGACTCAGCGAAGACGACGGCCTTGGGGGTGTTGGCAGCGAACCATTTGTCGGTGCCGTGGATGGCGAGGGTGTCAGCTTCGACGGAGACTTGGTTGGGGCCGAGGAGTTCGGTGAGGGCGGGGAGCCAGGTGGGCGTCATGGGAGGCGTCAGAGGAAGGGATTGATGGCGCGAATGCCGCCGTAGTCTTGCTGGTGATTAAAATCTTCGGTGATGAGTTGGCTGGCACCGCTTGTGTGGGCAGCGGCTAGGATCATCGCGTCCCAAAGCGAGAGTTGCCAGCGGGTCTGAAGGGTAATTCCGAGGCGGAAGAGAGGAAGGGTGTTATCGACTATAGGCCAGAGGCTCAGATCGGCGACCACCGTATTGGCTTCGGCACGGGTGTTGCCTTTTCGAATAAAGTTGACCTGGAATTCTTGGAGGACTTGCACGCTGATGGCGGTGCAGCCGTGTTTGGCCCAGGCGTTTTCGATGATCGCAAGGGCCTTTTCTCGTTTTGGACCCGCATCCAGATCGTAGCCGTAAAGGAGGATGTTGGTGTCGAGAAAGAAATCAGCGGGCATGCACTTTGTCGCGAGTAAGAGGCTTGCCACCCAAATGATAGCCTTTGCGTAAACGAGCGAGGGCATCGTCTGGAGGAAGAGGCGATTGCGCCAGGACGGTTTGAAGCCCTTCGATCACGAGGTTTTTTATTGATGTCCCACGTTGGGCGGCAGCGATTTTGGTGCGCTGGAAAATTTCATCGGGCAGGTCGATGGTGGTCTTCATGTTGCCATATTTATGTATTTATGGCAATTGTCAATTTCGCGGTGTGATAGCAAGCTGGATTAGGTTTTTAATTATCCAAAGAGTAAGGGCATAAAGGAGACCTCCGATCCAACCGAAGAAGGTCCAGATGGTGTCAGATGGTGAATGGTCTCGATTTGGATCAAGTGATTCGAGAAGCAGGCCCGCAAAGATCAGGGAAATCCAGACGACAAGTGCCGAAAGAGGGATGGCGATCTGCCACTTGAGCTTGAAGATGATAAAAATGGGCAACACCAATGCAATGGTGAGGAAAGACCAGTCGACAAGATGGGCCATCATCAAGCGGGATTAGTGCCAGTAAACCAATTGGCCTCGGGTTGGGCGTAGGGGCGGAAGGTTTCCAGGGTGCCTTCGTGTTCGTTGTAGAGGAGGGCTCGGTGAAGGCCGAGGTCGCTGGCTTTGGGATTGTCGATGAGGCTGGCGGAGTCGTTGGCGCTCATTTGGAAGATGACGCGCATCTCGAATTCGCTGAGGGTCTTGCGGTTGAGGAAGCGGTTGACGTTGTTGTAGGTGTCGATGGTGGTGAGGACGTGGATGCCCTGGGTGCTGCCTTGGGTGAGGATTTCGGTGAGCTGCACGGCGGGATTGGCAGGGGCGTCGTCGTCGCTGAGGGAGAAGCTGAAGTCGTCTTCGGGGCGGAGCTTTTTGAATTTGTGGAGGTCGTGGATGAAGAGGTAGATGGTGGGGGTGTCGGGGTTGTTTTCGGTGTCGCGATTTTTAAGTTCTTCGGCGAGCTGGTTGATGACGGGTCCGATTTCGTGGGCGCGGGCGACGGTGACGGGGTGTTTGATTTGTTGGAAAATGGTGTCGAGGAATTGGGATTCGCGACTGTCGGGCGTGGCGCTGTGAAGGAAGATGAACTGGGCGGTGCCTTGGGGGTGCTGGGCGGCGAGGGCGATGAGGCTTAGGCCGAGCATGGTGAGGGCGGCTTCTTCGCGTTGTCCGACGATGAGCAGGTGGTTGCCGCTTTGACGATGGAAGGTGACTTCGGTGGGGCCTTTGATGGCGTTGGGGGCACCGAGCCAAACGCGGCTGCCGGTGGGTTTGGTGGTGGGTGCGGTTTTGAGGAGTCGGGCCAGGAGACGGTTTTCGCGGATGTCGGCAGGGGCGTTGCCTTCGAAGATGATGGGGGTCGGGTGATTGTCGTCGCGTTGCTCGGCGAGGGTGTGGATTTTGTCGAGATAGGCGTCGCGATCTTCGTCGTCGAGCCAGACCACCTGGAACGGGCTGTTGCCTTCAATGGCACCTGCGGCGTCGTTGTAAATGCCTTCGCCGGGTCGGGTGAGGAGACGCGGGGCGGCGTTGTTTTCGTCCATGATGAGATAGGCATCGGCTTCGTTGCACTGCAGGGCGACGCGGATTACCATCTGACCGAGGGTGGCGCGGGCGAGGGTGTAAGCGCCGCCGAGGGTTTGGGAACCGAGCAGGACGTGGATGCCGAAGGCGCGGCCCTGACGGACGATGCGGTCGAAGAGGACGGAGGCGTTTTGGGCGATCTGGTCGTCGACGGTATAAAATTCCTGGAACTCATCGATGAGCAGGAGGGTGCGGGGGATGGGTTCGGTGCCGCCGTTCTTTTTGTAACCGGCGATGTCCTGGACGCCGAGCTTGCGGAAGAGGTCGCCGCGACGTTTGAGTTCTTCGTCGACGCGCTGGAGCACGGAGAGGCCGAATTCGCGGTCGGATTCAATGGCGATGACGCGGGCGTGGGGGAGTTGTTTGGTGGCGTAGCATTTGAATTCGACGCCTTTTTTGAAGTCGATGAGGTAGAACTCGACCTGATCGGGGGAGCAATGCAGGGCGAGGTTGGTGATGATGACGTGGAACAGGGTGGATTTGCCGGAACCAGTTTTGCCGGCGAACAGGGCGTGCTGACGGGTGCCTTTGCCGATGGACAAATATTGGAGTTTGGTGGCTCCGGTGCGGCCGATGGGGACGCGCAGTTCGGCGGTGGTTTCGCTGGTCCAGTAATCGGCTTCGGGTGGGGTGATGTGGCTGAAAGGAACTTCGACACGGTTGGAGTCGATGCTGCCCTGACCGATTTTGTGAACGAGGGCGGAGGCGAGTTCGGGCGCGGGAGGCTGGTCGAGTTTGATGAGGGCGCCGGTCTGGTTGGCCGGGCGCTGTAGGAGGAATTGGTCGCGTTCCTGGCGGAGGACGATGCTGCTTTGACGGAGTTCGTCGGGGACGAATCCGTCGGGTGGCGCGGCGCGTTTGTCCCAATGGATGAGGGTGTAAACGCCGCAACGGGGTCCGGACACCGCGATGCTTTGAAGGCGGCGGACGGCGGTGTCGGAGAAACCTTCGGGGAAATCGGCGATGACGAGAAAGTGGTATTTTTCGGCGACGGAACCGGCGGTGCGGGTGTATTCGGTGATGCTTGCGGATTCGCTGCGGAGATACATCTGGATGACTTTTTCGATGTGCTCGTTGAGTTCGGCGAGACGTTCATCGATCTGGTCGCGCTGGGTCCAGATGCGGCGGTTGATGAGGGATTCTTCGTAGTCGCCGAGGTGCATCAGGCCGGCGAAGTTTTTGCCGAGTCCGACGGGGTCGATGATGGTGACGGCAACCTTGCCGGGGGGCATGGTGGCGAACAGGCGGAGGATGATTTGGTTGAGGGTGCCGGTGACGTTGGCATCGGCGGAGCCGGGGCTTTCGATGAGGAGCGAGCCGAGGGTGGGGAAGGCGAGGGCGAGGGGGGCGGTGAGCTGGGTGGGACCGGGGAGGGGAAGATGGGGCGTGTGGGGACGTTCGCCGGGTTTGAGTTCAAGATGGAACTGGCCGAATTTGATGGAGTCGACGAATTCGGTGGGCGGGGTCCAGGTGTTGGCGATGTCCGGCTGCCAGTCGGGGGTTTGGGCGGTGGGGGTGTCGTTGAGGTCGGTGAGCTGGTCAAAGGCGGGGGTGATGGCTTGCGACCATTGGTTCTGCAGGGCAAGCCAGGAGTCGGATTCGTGGGTTTCGAGATCGATGAGTTCGAGTTGCTGACGCTGGCCGAGTTGTTGGACGAGGGAGGCGGCTTCCTGATTGATGCGGTCCTGTTCGATATGGGCGGCGTTGGTGACGGCGGCGATGCGGGCGTTGAGGGCGTAGTCGATTTTGTCGTCGAGACGGGGCAGTTGGTTTTCGAGTTTGTCTTTGGCGCGCGCTTTGAAGCGGGCTTCAACTTCACTGACGTCCCCGCGTTTGGCTTCGATGGCGGTGATGGCTTCGTTGTATTTCTCCTGGAGGAGATCGTGGTCGCGTTCGAGTTTGTTGGCGAGGTGGGTGGTGGTGGCGGTGTGGAGGTCCTTGGCATGGCCGAGGGTGTCGATGAGCGGCAGGGCCTGTTCTTTGGCGGTCTTGAGTCCGGTTTGCTGGATGATGATGATGGCGAGGGCGAGGAAGAGGGCGGTGGAGCCGGAGAGGATGAGGGCGTTTTGGTCGGCGCCGAGTAGGTAGGCGAGTCCGGCGCAAAGCAGCAGGATGATGAAGAGCAGGGCGGGAATTGGCAGCTGACTGAAGAAACGGGGGAGGGGAAGCTGGCGGAATTGCTGAAGCTTGGCCTGGGCCTGGTCGAGCGTTTCGTGCAGGGCGGCGGTTTGGACGGACGGGGTGAGGGTGGAAGGGGCTTTGAGTCGGTTTTCAAGACGGCTTTTGAGGGTGCCGTAGCCGCTCAGGGCGTTGCGCGTTTGGCGAACGGTTTTGGA containing:
- a CDS encoding FAD-binding oxidoreductase; this encodes MTPTWLPALTELLGPNQVSVEADTLAIHGTDKWFAANTPKAVVFAESTADVSATLRFATENNIPVTPRGSGVGYVGGCVPLNGGIALSLARMNQILELNPADGLAIVQPGVITGDLQNAAAQLGWFYPPDPASLKECSLGGNLATNAGGPRCLKYGVTRHYVLGLEAVLMDGTILRAGGRCHKNKTGFDLIGLFVGSEGLLGIITEATLRLIPHPPLRAMLSASFDTFAEAAHAVQQILGSGHLPSALEITDRFTLQAARNYIGDTVPTGNAHLLIEIDGQPDAVPLEIAALQTLLQSLNALTISAAIGDLACEAFWKLRREFSYSLRATGLIKLNEDVVVPRGKLVELVTFAENLQAESGFPVACFGHAGDGNIHVNIMVPDMNDPDQRDRAEIALDRLFHHVLSLGGAITGEHGVGLAKKRWFPEAISPGAMDVHQRLKSALDPNNLLNPGKFVTPISE
- a CDS encoding FtsK/SpoIIIE domain-containing protein codes for the protein MNQTVNHHQTNSVDLTATNTLETLGHLKRTTAQFAKQEEQLTRELRQQRHALEQAHAQQTEQLTTALAAQRDQLHANRDAATEKITHKYNSRRSRIEKSHDESVRFMPRRIRQVRENYLGGLQMRQHRLQQKLAIDLDKAKTAHEEQSAQISELHKSLSKTVRQTRNALSGYGTLKSRLENRLKAPSTLTPSVQTAALHETLDQAQAKLQQFRQLPLPRFFSQLPIPALLFIILLLCAGLAYLLGADQNALILSGSTALFLALAIIIIQQTGLKTAKEQALPLIDTLGHAKDLHTATTTHLANKLERDHDLLQEKYNEAITAIEAKRGDVSEVEARFKARAKDKLENQLPRLDDKIDYALNARIAAVTNAAHIEQDRINQEAASLVQQLGQRQQLELIDLETHESDSWLALQNQWSQAITPAFDQLTDLNDTPTAQTPDWQPDIANTWTPPTEFVDSIKFGQFHLELKPGERPHTPHLPLPGPTQLTAPLALAFPTLGSLLIESPGSADANVTGTLNQIILRLFATMPPGKVAVTIIDPVGLGKNFAGLMHLGDYEESLINRRIWTQRDQIDERLAELNEHIEKVIQMYLRSESASITEYTRTAGSVAEKYHFLVIADFPEGFSDTAVRRLQSIAVSGPRCGVYTLIHWDKRAAPPDGFVPDELRQSSIVLRQERDQFLLQRPANQTGALIKLDQPPAPELASALVHKIGQGSIDSNRVEVPFSHITPPEADYWTSETTAELRVPIGRTGATKLQYLSIGKGTRQHALFAGKTGSGKSTLFHVIITNLALHCSPDQVEFYLIDFKKGVEFKCYATKQLPHARVIAIESDREFGLSVLQRVDEELKRRGDLFRKLGVQDIAGYKKNGGTEPIPRTLLLIDEFQEFYTVDDQIAQNASVLFDRIVRQGRAFGIHVLLGSQTLGGAYTLARATLGQMVIRVALQCNEADAYLIMDENNAAPRLLTRPGEGIYNDAAGAIEGNSPFQVVWLDDEDRDAYLDKIHTLAEQRDDNHPTPIIFEGNAPADIRENRLLARLLKTAPTTKPTGSRVWLGAPNAIKGPTEVTFHRQSGNHLLIVGQREEAALTMLGLSLIALAAQHPQGTAQFIFLHSATPDSRESQFLDTIFQQIKHPVTVARAHEIGPVINQLAEELKNRDTENNPDTPTIYLFIHDLHKFKKLRPEDDFSFSLSDDDAPANPAVQLTEILTQGSTQGIHVLTTIDTYNNVNRFLNRKTLSEFEMRVIFQMSANDSASLIDNPKASDLGLHRALLYNEHEGTLETFRPYAQPEANWFTGTNPA
- a CDS encoding YqjF family protein, producing MKNAECAKRLKFLGVLYTWGMDAVIALPGWDAQLALRERLMTRSHAMTQTWSELLFLHWKYDPEVVQATLPKGLKVDTFDGAAWMGIVPFYMNKVRPRFLPSVPWVSFFLELNVRTYVRDEQGRPGVWFYSLDCNQPLAVWTARTFFHLPYEHARMGALKGEDGTVRYDCRRSGAESASRYEYRIDALSSTAEPGTLEFFLVERYLLFANSPRGIRSGRVHHDPYPVANAGLDVWDAMPLVQAGFSDPGREPDHVCGSRGVDVRIYGLE
- a CDS encoding PIN domain-containing protein, translating into MPADFFLDTNILLYGYDLDAGPKREKALAIIENAWAKHGCTAISVQVLQEFQVNFIRKGNTRAEANTVVADLSLWPIVDNTLPLFRLGITLQTRWQLSLWDAMILAAAHTSGASQLITEDFNHQQDYGGIRAINPFL
- a CDS encoding DUF1592 domain-containing protein; the encoded protein is MNLARVHLLLLLGATLLASSSILASGNPDAATKPLQPFLQSNCFECHDADVQKGGLDLTALSWDPANRANYDKWILIHDRVRDGEMPPAKQDRPEPTALKDFTSRVSNALTQHSAKIQSATGRTILRRLNRTEHERTLQDLLGISIPLKDMLPEDPPMHGFDNVAEGLRLSTLHMEKYLEVADAALDEAINLTAKPEPKKNRYTYKDEKGVKENLALPDNPSPNPKDKYSRKRVVFRDLPDALVLFTAADYQLGLQQFRVQRTGNYRIRISAYAYQSAGTDVTLRLYTNNFREKRLLGFFDMPPDQPREIEFTGRIQKGEHLLFLPTGVGRDQDGKRLSDYETTTDFKGTGLAVQWIDVEGPLFDDETWPPKSLTDLFPNVPITPLDPKKHRTKDPGARAFEIAPTDPAASVVPVLERFATKAFRRPLDPGEIAPYADLVQTALTQGDKFEQAMRIGFRAILTSPSFLMFEERPGPLDDHALASRLSYFFWSSLPDDELLQLATAKKLRDPATLKAQTERLLNHPKSAAFVENFTGQWLDLRSIDATSPDARLYPEFEEMLKRAMVTESQEFFRELLTKNLPITNIIHSDFVMVNSRLAEHYNLPNVRGEQFRKVSLPPDSPRGGVITQAAVLKVTANGTTTSPVMRGTWVMKRLLGQPPQPPPANVGSIEPDTRGATTIRELLDKHRNVASCMGCHSKIDPPGFALENFDVIGGYRDRYRSQEKGDQPPGKFEGRSIWQYKLGPAVDSSGILPDGRTFTSIHDFKKLLLTQQEQITRALASKLLTYATGAGITFADRQPVEEILHRTTQQGSGLRTLIHEIVASPTFQTK
- a CDS encoding CPXCG motif-containing cysteine-rich protein; translation: MIPVTCPTCFEEFEVQAPHITEVPCTYDYDCEICCRPMFINFWEEDDEIIAHAQGLAD
- a CDS encoding Gfo/Idh/MocA family protein, with product MSMPTPPPAHSPLSRRRFVTSTAAAAFGFQFVPRHVIGGPGFTPPSEKVNLGCIGVGGQGAGVIADLEKSGLANIVTLCDVDTKHAANTIAKYPNAKLHSDYRKLIESHKDIDAVVICTPDHLHAPASLLAMRAGRHVYVEKPLAHSIGEARKMAEVAKETGLVTQMGNQGHAGEGLRLTREWIQAGAIGKVTEVHVWSDRPGKFWDSQGKAFPTDTPPTPETLDWNLWQGPVKERAYHPEICPRRWRGWWDYGCGALGDMAVHNADPAFYALDLGQPDWVESEHAENNNQSYPAWSIITYHFPARGEQPPVRMVWYDGGKKPANPPGFEAGRELGDNGIYFVGDKGVLLAPGWAGTPRLVPEEKMSELVANMPPKTIARCTVGHRQEWLEAIKANKPENAHSGFHYSAPFTEALLVGLLATRFNKRIEWDSINLKALNEPNADAIIHKVYRDGFGI